A window from Pseudomonas alloputida encodes these proteins:
- the ltrA gene encoding group II intron reverse transcriptase/maturase: protein MPPVGVAVSLVTVMQKFPTAETVIPSSGQKPRVTPDSAKVSTASVTWTNAEPDTLMERVLAPANLRRAYQRVVSNKGAPGADGMTVADLAGYVRQYWPTLKVRLLAGEYQPQAVRAVEIPKPQGGTRQLGIPSVVDRLIQQALQQQLTPIFDPLFSDYSYGFRPGRSTHQAIEMARAHVTAGHRWCVELDLEKFFDRVNHDILMACIERRIKDKCVLRLIRRYLEAGIMSGGVVSPRQEGTPQGGPLSPLLSNILLDELDRELERRGHRFVRYADDANIYVRSPRAGERVLVSVERFLRERLKLTVNRKKSQVARAWKCDYLGYGMSWHQQPRLRVARMSLDRLRDRLRMLLRSVRARKMATVIERINPVLRGWASYFKLSQSKRPLEELDGWVRHKLRCVIWRQWKQPPTRLRNLMRLGLSEERANKSAFNGRGPWWNSGAQHMNYALPKKLWDRLGLVSILDTINRLSRVT, encoded by the coding sequence ATGCCGCCAGTAGGCGTCGCCGTCTCGTTGGTAACCGTAATGCAGAAATTTCCCACAGCGGAAACTGTCATCCCGAGCTCCGGCCAGAAGCCGAGGGTGACGCCTGACAGTGCAAAGGTATCGACGGCGTCCGTGACGTGGACGAACGCGGAGCCGGACACGCTGATGGAGCGGGTGCTTGCACCGGCCAACCTCAGACGTGCGTATCAACGCGTGGTCAGCAACAAGGGAGCACCGGGTGCCGATGGCATGACGGTCGCTGACTTGGCGGGCTACGTGAGACAGTATTGGCCAACCCTCAAGGTCAGGTTACTGGCCGGTGAATACCAGCCCCAAGCAGTGCGAGCGGTTGAAATTCCCAAGCCGCAGGGCGGCACACGGCAACTGGGAATCCCCAGCGTCGTGGATCGCCTGATCCAGCAAGCACTGCAGCAGCAGCTCACACCTATCTTCGACCCACTGTTCTCGGACTACAGCTATGGTTTTCGTCCGGGCAGAAGTACGCATCAAGCCATCGAGATGGCCCGTGCTCATGTGACAGCGGGACACCGCTGGTGCGTGGAACTCGATCTGGAGAAGTTTTTCGATCGGGTCAATCACGACATCCTCATGGCCTGCATCGAACGTCGGATCAAAGACAAGTGCGTACTCAGGCTTATTCGCCGCTACCTTGAAGCCGGGATCATGTCGGGCGGTGTCGTCAGCCCACGGCAGGAGGGGACGCCGCAAGGCGGCCCGCTTTCGCCGTTGCTGTCGAATATCCTGCTCGACGAACTCGACCGCGAGCTGGAGCGGCGGGGCCATCGCTTCGTACGTTATGCCGATGATGCGAACATCTATGTACGCAGTCCCCGGGCCGGCGAACGGGTGTTGGTCAGCGTCGAGCGCTTCCTGAGAGAACGTCTGAAGCTGACGGTGAACAGGAAGAAAAGCCAAGTGGCAAGGGCGTGGAAGTGCGACTACCTAGGCTATGGGATGAGCTGGCACCAGCAGCCAAGGCTGCGCGTGGCAAGGATGAGCCTAGACCGCTTACGCGACCGGCTCAGAATGCTGCTGCGCAGCGTACGGGCTCGCAAAATGGCGACTGTCATCGAGCGGATCAACCCCGTCCTGAGAGGCTGGGCTAGCTACTTCAAGCTCAGCCAGAGCAAGCGGCCGCTTGAGGAACTGGATGGTTGGGTCAGGCACAAACTCCGCTGCGTCATCTGGCGTCAATGGAAGCAGCCTCCCACGAGGCTGAGAAACTTGATGCGCCTGGGGTTGAGCGAGGAGCGTGCCAACAAGTCAGCCTTCAATGGCCGAGGTCCATGGTGGAATTCGGGAGCGCAACATATGAACTACGCGCTGCCAAAGAAACTGTGGGACCGGCTCGGGCTGGTCTCGATACTGGATACGATTAACCGGCTTAGCCGCGTAACCTGA
- a CDS encoding Lpp/OprI family alanine-zipper lipoprotein has product MNNVLKFSALALAAVLATGCSSVSKETEARLTATEDAAARAQARADEAYRKADDAMAAAQKAQQTADEANERALRMLDKASRK; this is encoded by the coding sequence ATGAACAACGTTCTGAAATTCTCTGCTCTGGCTCTGGCCGCAGTTCTGGCTACCGGTTGCAGCAGCGTATCCAAAGAAACCGAAGCTCGTCTGACTGCGACTGAAGACGCAGCAGCTCGCGCTCAAGCTCGTGCTGACGAAGCCTACCGTAAGGCTGACGACGCAATGGCAGCCGCTCAGAAGGCTCAGCAGACCGCTGACGAAGCCAACGAGCGCGCCCTGCGTATGCTGGACAAAGCCAGCCGCAAGTAA
- a CDS encoding GNAT family N-acetyltransferase, with the protein MSEALTIHHDQAGHQFETNVDGHRAYLTYMDLGKQTLDIYRTFVPNALRGRGIAAALTERALEYAEQMGYTVIPSCSYVERYMERQQRHSSKA; encoded by the coding sequence ATGAGCGAAGCGCTGACCATCCACCATGACCAGGCCGGTCATCAGTTCGAGACCAACGTGGACGGTCATCGTGCCTACTTGACGTACATGGATCTGGGCAAGCAGACGCTGGACATCTATCGCACCTTCGTGCCCAACGCCCTGCGCGGCCGTGGGATCGCTGCCGCCCTGACCGAGCGGGCTCTGGAGTACGCCGAGCAGATGGGGTACACGGTGATCCCGTCTTGCTCATATGTGGAGCGTTACATGGAGCGCCAGCAGCGGCATTCGAGCAAGGCCTGA
- a CDS encoding alpha-L-glutamate ligase-like protein — translation MFGLIKTWKALEARGIMGINRRNADYVLKYNKRNLYPIVDDKIITKERALAAGIHVPEMYGIIETEKEIEKLDQIIGGRSDFVIKPAQGAGGDGILVIADRFEDRYRTVSGKIISHEEIEHQISSILTGLYSLGGHRDRALIEYRVTPDQIFKSISYEGVPDIRIIVLMGYPVMAMLRLPTRQSGGKANLHQGAIGVGVDLATGVTLRGTWLNNIISKHPDTTNAVDGVQLPNWDGFMKLAAGCYELCGLGYIGVDMVLDQDKGPLILELNARPGLNIQIANDCGLTQRTHAIEAHIEALAKEGVTEDAEQRVRVAQGLFGHVPNR, via the coding sequence ATGTTTGGCCTCATCAAGACGTGGAAAGCCCTGGAGGCCCGGGGCATCATGGGGATCAACCGGCGTAACGCGGACTATGTGCTGAAGTACAACAAGCGCAACCTGTACCCGATCGTCGACGACAAGATCATCACCAAGGAGCGCGCACTGGCGGCCGGCATCCATGTGCCGGAAATGTACGGCATCATCGAGACCGAAAAAGAGATCGAGAAGCTCGACCAGATCATCGGCGGTCGCAGCGATTTCGTCATCAAGCCGGCGCAAGGCGCCGGCGGTGACGGCATCCTGGTAATCGCCGACCGCTTCGAGGATCGCTACCGCACAGTGTCGGGCAAGATCATCAGCCATGAGGAAATCGAGCACCAGATTTCCAGCATCCTCACTGGGCTGTACTCCCTCGGCGGGCACCGCGACCGCGCGCTGATCGAGTACCGCGTGACCCCGGACCAGATATTCAAGAGCATCAGCTACGAAGGTGTACCGGACATCCGCATCATCGTGCTGATGGGCTACCCGGTAATGGCCATGCTGCGCCTGCCGACCCGCCAGTCCGGCGGCAAGGCCAACCTGCACCAGGGCGCCATCGGTGTGGGTGTCGACCTGGCCACCGGCGTGACCCTGCGCGGCACCTGGCTGAACAACATCATCAGCAAGCACCCGGACACCACCAACGCGGTGGACGGCGTACAACTGCCGAACTGGGACGGTTTCATGAAGCTGGCCGCTGGCTGCTATGAACTGTGCGGCCTGGGCTATATCGGCGTGGACATGGTGCTTGACCAGGACAAGGGCCCGCTGATTCTGGAGCTCAACGCCCGCCCGGGGCTGAACATCCAGATTGCCAACGACTGCGGCCTGACTCAGCGCACCCATGCCATCGAGGCGCACATCGAAGCACTGGCCAAGGAGGGTGTGACCGAAGACGCCGAGCAGCGGGTACGGGTAGCACAGGGTCTGTTCGGGCATGTGCCCAACCGCTGA
- a CDS encoding L,D-transpeptidase family protein — MLPRFPAVTRSLSLAALLIAGPAAALELPLPPPGEDIVGQVHVIKAKYEDTFADIGTANDLGYLEMIAANPGVDPWLPGAGTEIILPTRFVLPPGPREGIVINLAEYRMYYFPKGESVVYTFPLGIGREGWGSPIANTRITAKTPNPTWTPPASIRKEHAEDGDILPTVVPAGPDNPLGPFKFTLGVPGYLIHGSNKKFGIGMRTSHGCFRMFNNNVLELSKMVPVGTPVRIINEPYKFGISAGKVYLEAHTPLDDQGNPSVVDKHTAVINALLKREDLANNLRMNWDMVRDVVAAEDGMPVEIAVPVENQGAAPMVTSIPPELQ, encoded by the coding sequence ATGTTGCCGCGCTTTCCTGCCGTCACCCGTAGCCTGTCCCTGGCCGCCCTGCTGATAGCGGGCCCCGCTGCTGCGCTGGAGCTGCCACTGCCACCGCCCGGTGAAGACATCGTCGGCCAAGTGCATGTGATCAAGGCAAAGTACGAGGACACGTTCGCCGATATCGGCACCGCAAACGACCTCGGCTACCTGGAAATGATTGCCGCCAACCCCGGCGTGGACCCTTGGCTGCCGGGCGCCGGCACCGAGATCATCCTGCCAACCCGTTTCGTCCTGCCGCCGGGCCCGCGCGAAGGCATCGTCATCAACCTGGCCGAGTACCGCATGTACTACTTCCCCAAGGGGGAGAGCGTGGTGTACACCTTCCCGCTGGGCATTGGTCGCGAGGGGTGGGGGTCGCCGATCGCCAACACCAGGATTACCGCCAAGACGCCCAACCCGACCTGGACGCCGCCCGCTTCGATTCGCAAAGAGCACGCCGAGGACGGTGACATCCTGCCGACTGTGGTGCCTGCTGGCCCGGACAACCCGCTGGGGCCGTTCAAGTTCACCTTGGGCGTACCGGGCTACCTGATCCATGGTTCGAACAAGAAGTTCGGCATTGGCATGCGCACCAGTCACGGTTGCTTCCGCATGTTCAACAACAACGTGCTTGAACTGTCGAAGATGGTGCCGGTGGGGACTCCGGTGCGCATCATCAACGAGCCTTACAAGTTCGGTATCAGCGCTGGCAAGGTCTATCTTGAGGCACACACGCCACTGGATGACCAGGGTAACCCGTCGGTTGTCGACAAACACACCGCAGTTATCAATGCCTTGCTCAAGCGCGAAGACCTGGCCAATAACCTACGCATGAACTGGGACATGGTGCGTGACGTGGTGGCTGCAGAAGATGGTATGCCGGTAGAAATTGCCGTGCCGGTGGAAAACCAGGGGGCCGCACCGATGGTGACGAGCATTCCGCCCGAACTGCAGTAA
- a CDS encoding phosphoadenylyl-sulfate reductase, with the protein MSQPFDVAALAATYANKSPQDILKLAFEHFGDDLWISFSGAEDVVLVDMAWKLNKQVKVFSLDTGRLHPETYRFIDQVREQYNLPIEILSPDRAKLDPFVKEKGLFSFYKDGHGECCGIRKIEPLRRKLATVSAWATGQRRDQSPGTRSQVAALEIDSAFSTPERTLYKFNPLAQMSSEEVWGYIRMLELPYNSLHERGFISIGCEPCTRPVLPNQHEREGRWWWEESTQKECGLHAGNLISKA; encoded by the coding sequence ATGAGCCAACCCTTCGACGTCGCCGCCCTGGCCGCGACCTATGCCAACAAGTCCCCGCAGGACATCCTCAAGCTTGCCTTCGAGCACTTCGGTGATGACCTGTGGATCTCCTTCAGCGGCGCCGAGGATGTGGTGCTGGTCGACATGGCCTGGAAGCTGAACAAGCAGGTAAAGGTATTCAGCCTCGACACTGGGCGCCTGCACCCGGAGACCTACCGGTTCATCGACCAGGTACGCGAACAGTACAACCTGCCCATCGAGATCCTCAGCCCCGACCGCGCCAAGCTCGACCCGTTCGTCAAGGAAAAGGGCCTGTTCAGCTTCTACAAGGACGGCCATGGCGAGTGCTGCGGCATTCGCAAGATCGAGCCGCTGCGACGCAAGCTGGCCACCGTCAGCGCCTGGGCCACCGGCCAGCGCCGCGACCAAAGCCCGGGCACCCGCAGCCAGGTGGCGGCACTGGAAATCGACAGCGCCTTTTCCACGCCTGAGCGCACGCTGTACAAGTTCAACCCACTGGCGCAGATGAGCAGTGAAGAGGTATGGGGTTATATCCGCATGCTCGAGCTGCCGTACAACAGCCTGCACGAGCGTGGCTTCATCAGCATTGGCTGCGAGCCATGCACCCGCCCGGTGCTGCCAAACCAGCATGAGCGTGAAGGGCGCTGGTGGTGGGAAGAGTCGACGCAGAAGGAATGCGGGTTGCATGCGGGCAACCTGATCAGCAAGGCTTGA
- a CDS encoding 3-deoxy-7-phosphoheptulonate synthase yields MADLPIDDLNVASNETLITPDQLKKEIPLSAKALQTVTAGREVVRNILDGKDHRLFVVVGPCSIHDIKAAHEYAERLKVLAEEVSDTLYLVMRVYFEKPRTTVGWKGLINDPYLDDSFKIQDGLHIGRKLLLDLAEMGLPTATEALDPISPQYLQDLISWSAIGARTTESQTHREMASGLSSAVGFKNGTDGGLTVAINALQSVSKPHRFLGINQEGGVSIVTTKGNPYGHVVLRGGNGKPNYDSVSVALCEQDLAKAKIKANIMVDCSHANSNKDPALQPLVMENVANQILEGNQSIIGLMVESHLNWGCQSIPKNLDDLQYGVSITDACIDWSATEKTLRSMHAKLKDVLPQRKRG; encoded by the coding sequence ATGGCTGATTTACCGATCGATGACTTGAACGTTGCCTCCAACGAGACCCTGATCACCCCTGATCAGCTCAAGAAGGAAATCCCCCTCAGCGCCAAGGCCCTGCAGACCGTGACTGCCGGCCGTGAAGTGGTGCGCAATATTCTCGACGGCAAGGACCATCGCCTGTTCGTCGTGGTCGGCCCTTGCTCCATCCACGACATCAAGGCAGCCCACGAATACGCCGAGCGCCTGAAAGTGCTGGCCGAAGAAGTGTCCGATACGCTGTACCTGGTCATGCGCGTGTACTTCGAAAAGCCGCGCACCACCGTCGGCTGGAAAGGCCTGATCAACGATCCGTACCTGGATGACTCGTTCAAGATCCAGGACGGCCTGCACATCGGCCGCAAGTTGCTGCTGGACCTGGCCGAAATGGGCCTGCCGACCGCCACCGAAGCGCTCGACCCGATTTCGCCGCAGTACCTGCAAGACCTGATCAGCTGGTCGGCCATCGGTGCCCGCACCACCGAATCGCAAACACACCGCGAGATGGCCTCGGGCCTGTCCTCGGCGGTGGGTTTCAAGAACGGTACCGATGGCGGCCTGACCGTTGCCATCAATGCCCTGCAGTCGGTGTCCAAGCCGCACCGCTTCCTGGGCATCAACCAGGAAGGCGGCGTGTCGATCGTCACCACCAAGGGCAACCCATACGGCCACGTGGTACTGCGCGGCGGCAATGGCAAGCCGAACTACGACTCGGTCAGCGTCGCCCTGTGCGAACAGGACCTGGCCAAGGCCAAGATCAAGGCCAACATCATGGTCGACTGCAGCCATGCCAACTCCAACAAGGACCCGGCCCTGCAACCGCTGGTGATGGAGAACGTCGCCAACCAGATTCTCGAAGGCAACCAGTCGATCATCGGCCTGATGGTCGAAAGCCACCTGAACTGGGGCTGTCAGTCCATTCCGAAAAACCTGGACGATTTGCAGTATGGCGTGTCGATCACGGACGCCTGCATCGACTGGTCGGCTACCGAGAAAACCCTGCGCAGCATGCATGCCAAGCTCAAGGATGTGCTGCCGCAGCGTAAGCGCGGCTGA
- a CDS encoding universal stress protein, with amino-acid sequence MIRSMLYATDLGVYAPFVMQHALALARTFGAELYVIHAVEPMGQFAESLLQSYLDEQTLDQLHSQGVNTVMANIEQRVLENFRDELGEEADLAVIKAVRVRQGDPAQVILDQAQRLSVDLLIFGSHSAGAGVDVPLGRTAVRLLQLSPVPVYMVPLAQHLGRRKT; translated from the coding sequence ATGATCCGCTCCATGCTGTACGCCACCGACCTCGGTGTCTACGCCCCTTTCGTGATGCAACATGCGCTGGCCCTGGCGCGCACGTTCGGTGCCGAGTTGTATGTGATCCACGCGGTCGAGCCGATGGGCCAGTTCGCCGAATCCCTCCTGCAAAGCTACCTCGATGAGCAGACGCTCGATCAATTGCACAGCCAGGGGGTGAACACGGTGATGGCGAACATAGAGCAGCGTGTACTGGAAAACTTTCGCGACGAGTTGGGCGAAGAGGCTGACCTGGCGGTGATCAAGGCCGTGCGTGTGCGGCAGGGCGACCCGGCGCAGGTGATTCTCGACCAGGCCCAGCGGCTAAGCGTCGACCTGTTGATATTTGGTAGCCACAGTGCCGGTGCCGGGGTGGATGTACCGCTGGGGCGCACGGCGGTGCGGCTGCTGCAGCTGTCGCCGGTGCCGGTGTACATGGTGCCCTTGGCGCAGCATCTGGGGCGTAGGAAAACGTGA
- a CDS encoding arylesterase, giving the protein MRVWWLSAGLALYCLAQSAAAGTLLVVGDSISAGFGLDSRQGWVSLLQARLRDEGFDEKVVNASISGDTSAGGQARLPALLAAHKPSLVVLELGGNDGLRGQSPAQLQQNLASMIERSRQAGAKVLLLGMRLPPNYGVRYTTAFAKVYEQLAADKQVPLVPFFLEGVGGVPELMQADGIHPAQGAQQRLLENAWPAIKPLL; this is encoded by the coding sequence ATGCGAGTGTGGTGGTTGAGTGCCGGTCTGGCCCTGTATTGCCTGGCCCAGAGCGCAGCGGCAGGAACACTGCTGGTTGTTGGCGATAGTATCAGCGCCGGTTTTGGCCTGGATAGCCGTCAGGGCTGGGTGTCTCTCTTGCAGGCCCGCCTCAGGGACGAAGGTTTTGACGAAAAAGTGGTCAATGCTTCGATCAGTGGCGATACCAGCGCAGGTGGACAGGCGCGGCTGCCGGCGCTGCTTGCAGCACATAAACCAAGCCTGGTGGTGCTGGAGCTGGGCGGCAACGATGGCCTGCGCGGGCAGTCGCCCGCACAATTGCAACAAAATCTTGCCTCGATGATCGAGCGTTCGCGTCAGGCAGGGGCCAAGGTGCTGTTATTGGGCATGCGCCTGCCGCCCAATTATGGTGTGCGTTACACCACCGCCTTTGCCAAGGTGTATGAACAGCTGGCAGCGGACAAACAGGTTCCTTTGGTGCCGTTTTTCCTCGAAGGGGTAGGGGGAGTGCCTGAACTGATGCAGGCTGATGGCATCCATCCGGCCCAGGGGGCTCAGCAGCGCCTGCTGGAAAATGCCTGGCCAGCGATAAAACCCTTGCTGTGA
- the cysB gene encoding HTH-type transcriptional regulator CysB, with amino-acid sequence MKLQQLRYIWEVAHHDLNVSATAQSLYTSQPGISKQIRLLEDELGVEVFARSGKHLTRVTPAGERIINTAGEILRKVESIKQIAQEFSNEKKGTLSIATTHTQARYALPPVISSFIKQYPEVSLHMHQGSPMQIAEMAADGTVDFAIATEALELFGDLIMMPCYKWNRCVVVPQGHPLAKLPKLTLEAVAEYPIVTYVFGFTGRSKLDEAFNHRGLTPKVVFTAADADVIKTYVRLGLGVGIVAGMAVDAKLDSDLVALDASELFEASITKIGFRRGTFLRGFMCDFIEKFAPHLTREVMAKAIQCHNKQELEELFEGVELPVH; translated from the coding sequence ATGAAGCTTCAACAACTGCGCTACATCTGGGAAGTGGCGCACCATGACCTCAACGTCTCCGCGACGGCGCAGAGCCTGTATACCTCCCAGCCAGGTATCAGCAAGCAGATCCGCCTGCTCGAAGACGAATTGGGTGTTGAAGTCTTTGCCCGCAGCGGCAAGCATCTGACCCGCGTTACCCCGGCCGGTGAGCGCATCATCAATACCGCAGGCGAAATCCTGCGCAAGGTCGAGAGCATCAAGCAGATTGCCCAGGAGTTCTCCAACGAGAAGAAGGGCACGCTGTCCATCGCCACCACCCACACCCAGGCGCGCTATGCGTTGCCGCCGGTTATCAGCAGCTTCATCAAGCAGTATCCGGAGGTGTCCCTGCACATGCATCAGGGTTCGCCCATGCAGATTGCCGAGATGGCTGCGGACGGTACGGTCGATTTCGCCATCGCCACCGAGGCGCTGGAGCTGTTCGGCGACCTGATCATGATGCCGTGCTACAAGTGGAACCGTTGCGTTGTGGTGCCGCAGGGGCACCCGCTGGCCAAGCTGCCGAAACTGACCCTGGAAGCCGTCGCCGAGTACCCGATCGTCACCTACGTGTTCGGTTTCACCGGGCGCTCAAAGCTGGATGAAGCTTTCAATCACCGTGGCCTCACGCCAAAAGTGGTCTTCACCGCGGCTGACGCCGACGTGATCAAGACGTATGTGCGCCTGGGGTTGGGCGTGGGTATCGTTGCCGGCATGGCTGTGGACGCCAAGCTCGACAGTGACTTGGTGGCGCTGGATGCCAGTGAGCTGTTTGAAGCCAGCATCACCAAGATCGGCTTCCGTCGTGGCACCTTCCTGCGCGGCTTCATGTGCGACTTCATCGAGAAGTTTGCCCCGCACCTGACCCGTGAAGTGATGGCCAAGGCCATTCAGTGCCATAACAAGCAAGAGCTGGAAGAATTGTTCGAAGGCGTCGAACTGCCGGTGCACTGA
- a CDS encoding putative 2-dehydropantoate 2-reductase: MHSHPPRIGIIGSGAIGGFYGLMLARAGFDVHFLLRSEYQAVCERGLSLDSAVHGALHMRVQAYVSAADMPPCDWLLIGAKATSNEQLAPLIVQAAAPGAKVVLLQNGLGVEEQLRPALRSDMHLLGGLCFICVNRLAPGVIRHQALGAVNLGYHSGPASDCGVALVNEGAGLFQAAGIDSQAMPNLALARWQKLVWNVPYNGLSVLLGASTSPLMADSNSRELIQALMAEVVQGAAACGHVLPAGYAEHLFQVTERMPDYWPSMYHDHVHKRPLELEAIYAEPLARARAAGCSMPRTEMLYQALSFIDCSDRPA, from the coding sequence ATGCATTCGCACCCCCCTCGCATCGGCATCATCGGCAGTGGCGCCATCGGCGGCTTTTATGGGTTGATGCTGGCCCGGGCCGGTTTCGATGTGCATTTTCTGTTGCGCAGCGAGTACCAGGCCGTTTGTGAGCGCGGGCTGAGCCTGGACAGTGCCGTGCATGGCGCACTGCACATGCGGGTGCAGGCTTACGTCAGTGCCGCTGACATGCCGCCCTGTGACTGGCTCCTGATCGGGGCCAAGGCCACCAGCAACGAGCAGTTGGCACCGTTGATCGTCCAGGCTGCTGCGCCCGGCGCCAAGGTGGTGCTGTTGCAGAACGGCCTGGGTGTCGAGGAGCAGTTGCGTCCGGCCTTGCGCAGCGACATGCACCTGCTCGGCGGCCTGTGCTTCATCTGCGTCAACCGCCTGGCTCCAGGTGTAATCCGCCACCAGGCGCTGGGGGCGGTCAACCTGGGGTATCACAGTGGGCCGGCCTCCGATTGCGGTGTCGCGCTGGTGAATGAAGGCGCCGGGTTGTTCCAGGCTGCGGGGATCGACTCGCAGGCCATGCCGAACCTGGCCTTGGCGCGCTGGCAGAAGCTGGTGTGGAACGTGCCTTACAACGGGCTGTCGGTGCTGCTGGGGGCCAGCACTTCGCCACTGATGGCCGACAGCAATAGTCGCGAGCTGATACAGGCCTTGATGGCCGAGGTGGTGCAGGGGGCGGCAGCCTGTGGCCATGTACTGCCCGCGGGCTATGCCGAGCACTTGTTCCAGGTGACCGAGCGCATGCCCGACTACTGGCCGAGCATGTATCACGACCATGTCCACAAACGCCCGTTGGAGCTGGAGGCCATTTACGCCGAGCCGCTGGCACGCGCACGGGCGGCAGGCTGCAGCATGCCGCGCACTGAAATGCTGTACCAAGCGCTGAGTTTCATCGACTGCAGCGACCGGCCGGCCTGA
- the pabB gene encoding aminodeoxychorismate synthase component I, translating into MPTCTLHPLPYQPDPAAYFAHLRQAPGAILLDSARPGAERGRFDLLSAWPLQQLQAQPDEDGRVFLQRLRAGLAQLGHADLPNGVELPFAGGLIGYLSYDFGRRLEHLPSLAVDDLGLPDAQLGLYAWALVSDHLLGTSQLVFHPSLAGDERERLISLFQDTSATTGDFRLLAPMAGDLEPEQYKTAFDQVQRYIQAGDCYQINLTQRFRAPCQGDPWRAYQALRQACPTPFSGYQQLADGSTLLSFSPERFIRVSQGQVETRPIKGTRPRASDPAQDQRNAQELLHSPKDRSENLMIVDLLRNDLGRTCEIGSVKVPELFSLESYPNVHHLVSSITGQLASDKDALDLIGDSFPGGSITGAPKIRAMQIIDELEPARRALYCGSLLYVDVRGEMDSSIAIRSLLIKDGQVSCWGGGAVVADSQWQAEYEESIAKVRVLMQTLQGL; encoded by the coding sequence ATGCCGACCTGCACGCTACACCCCCTGCCCTACCAGCCCGACCCTGCCGCCTATTTCGCCCACCTGCGCCAGGCCCCCGGTGCGATCCTGCTCGACAGCGCTCGCCCCGGCGCCGAACGCGGGCGTTTCGACCTGCTCAGCGCCTGGCCGCTGCAACAACTGCAGGCGCAGCCCGATGAAGATGGCCGCGTCTTCCTCCAGCGCCTGCGCGCTGGCCTGGCACAACTGGGCCACGCCGACTTGCCCAACGGTGTAGAGCTGCCCTTCGCCGGGGGCCTGATCGGCTACCTGAGCTACGACTTCGGCCGCCGCCTGGAACACCTGCCAAGCCTGGCCGTGGACGACCTGGGCCTGCCAGACGCACAACTGGGCCTGTATGCCTGGGCACTGGTCAGCGATCACTTGCTCGGCACCAGCCAGCTGGTGTTCCACCCTAGCCTGGCCGGCGACGAGCGCGAACGCCTGATCAGCCTGTTCCAGGACACCAGCGCCACCACCGGCGACTTCCGGCTGCTCGCGCCGATGGCCGGTGACCTGGAGCCGGAGCAATACAAAACCGCTTTCGACCAGGTACAACGCTACATCCAGGCCGGTGACTGCTACCAGATCAACCTCACCCAACGCTTTCGCGCACCCTGCCAAGGCGATCCATGGCGGGCCTACCAGGCCCTGCGCCAGGCCTGCCCGACCCCCTTCTCCGGCTACCAGCAACTGGCCGACGGCAGTACCCTGCTGAGCTTTTCGCCCGAGCGCTTCATCCGCGTCAGCCAGGGCCAGGTGGAAACCCGGCCGATCAAGGGCACCCGCCCACGCGCCAGTGACCCGGCGCAAGACCAGCGTAATGCCCAGGAGCTGCTGCACAGCCCGAAGGACCGCTCGGAAAACCTGATGATCGTCGACCTGCTGCGCAACGACCTGGGGCGCACGTGCGAGATTGGCTCAGTGAAGGTACCGGAACTGTTCAGCCTGGAGAGTTACCCCAACGTGCACCATCTGGTCAGCAGCATCACCGGCCAGCTGGCCAGCGACAAGGATGCGCTGGACCTGATCGGCGACAGCTTCCCTGGCGGCTCGATCACCGGCGCACCGAAGATCCGCGCCATGCAGATCATCGACGAACTGGAGCCCGCGCGCCGCGCGCTGTACTGCGGCTCGCTGCTGTATGTGGATGTGCGCGGCGAAATGGACAGTTCGATCGCCATTCGCAGCTTGCTGATCAAAGATGGCCAGGTCAGTTGCTGGGGCGGCGGCGCGGTGGTAGCCGACTCGCAGTGGCAGGCCGAGTATGAAGAGTCGATCGCCAAAGTGCGGGTGCTGATGCAGACCCTGCAGGGCTTGTGA